The following coding sequences lie in one Methyloterricola oryzae genomic window:
- the rluD gene encoding 23S rRNA pseudouridine(1911/1915/1917) synthase RluD — translation MREPTAVDDDEEQGELMVADVPAELAGLRLDQALAEIFPDFSRSKLQSWIRSGHVAVDGRSLAPKDKVFGGEQVELRAEVELDSDCQPQDIPLDIVYEDDSVLIVNKPAGLVVHPAAGHRDGTLQNALLHHAPSLAGVPRAGIVHRIDKDTSGILMVAKTLQAHHALVEQLQARSIHREYLALLQGFITAGGTVDAPIGRHPSDRKRFAVREGGREAITHYRIEDRLLGHTLARVKLETGRTHQIRVHMSHIHHPLLGDPVYGGRLKLPAGCGEAAAEVIRGFRRQALHAQVLGLEHPRSGEWCQWQVDLPQDMRALVDALRVPA, via the coding sequence ATGAGAGAACCGACAGCCGTGGACGATGATGAGGAGCAGGGAGAGCTCATGGTCGCCGATGTGCCCGCGGAGCTCGCGGGATTGAGGCTGGATCAGGCCTTGGCGGAGATTTTTCCCGATTTCTCGCGCAGCAAGCTGCAGAGCTGGATACGAAGCGGCCATGTGGCGGTGGACGGCCGCAGCCTGGCGCCCAAGGACAAGGTGTTCGGCGGCGAGCAGGTCGAACTGCGCGCCGAGGTGGAACTGGATTCCGACTGCCAGCCCCAGGACATCCCGCTGGACATCGTCTACGAGGATGACAGCGTGTTGATCGTCAACAAGCCCGCCGGCCTGGTGGTGCACCCGGCGGCGGGGCATCGTGACGGCACCCTGCAGAACGCCCTGCTGCACCATGCGCCCAGCCTGGCGGGTGTGCCAAGGGCGGGCATCGTGCATCGCATCGACAAGGACACCAGCGGCATCCTGATGGTGGCCAAGACCCTCCAGGCCCATCACGCCTTGGTGGAACAGTTACAGGCGCGCAGCATCCACCGCGAATATCTGGCGCTGTTGCAGGGCTTCATCACGGCGGGCGGCACCGTCGACGCGCCGATCGGCCGTCATCCCAGCGACCGCAAGCGCTTTGCCGTGCGCGAGGGCGGGCGTGAGGCTATTACCCATTACCGCATCGAGGATCGGCTGCTGGGGCATACCTTGGCGCGAGTGAAGCTGGAGACCGGGCGCACCCACCAGATCCGCGTGCACATGAGCCATATCCATCATCCCTTGCTGGGCGATCCGGTGTACGGCGGCCGCCTCAAGCTGCCGGCCGGCTGCGGCGAAGCCGCGGCCGAGGTGATTCGCGGCTTCCGGCGTCAGGCCCTGCATGCCCAGGTGCTCGGCCTGGAGCACCCACGCAGCGGGGAA
- a CDS encoding outer membrane protein assembly factor BamD: MMQALLTIPQTLRLLLILPLLAALLAACSSEPGKEDEQADWTAEQLYNEAKKALTGKSYEKAIKLYEKLEARYPFGNYATQAQVDVAYAYYKNSEPDSAIAAVDRFIKLNPTHPHVDYAYYLRGLVNYNRGIGFIDRFLPTDSSQRDPGSARDALKDFDELIAKFPNSKYADDSRLRVTALRNNLAMYEIHVADFYMRRGAYVAAARRCSEVLQKYGGTQAMPQALQIMEQAYRKLDLNDMADDAARVYALNYGPSSQGRAAVKAHDLTPAEKVWDFIGLDR; this comes from the coding sequence ATGATGCAAGCCCTTCTTACGATCCCGCAAACCTTGCGCCTCCTCCTGATCCTACCGCTGCTGGCCGCGCTGCTGGCCGCCTGTTCCAGCGAACCCGGCAAGGAGGACGAGCAGGCCGACTGGACGGCAGAGCAGTTATACAATGAAGCCAAGAAGGCATTGACCGGGAAAAGTTACGAGAAGGCCATCAAGCTGTACGAGAAGCTCGAGGCCCGCTACCCATTCGGCAATTATGCCACGCAGGCGCAAGTCGATGTCGCCTATGCCTACTACAAGAACAGCGAGCCGGACTCGGCTATCGCAGCGGTGGACCGGTTCATCAAGCTGAACCCCACCCACCCGCACGTGGACTATGCCTACTATCTGCGAGGATTGGTGAATTATAACCGAGGCATCGGCTTTATCGACCGTTTCCTGCCCACGGATTCATCCCAACGCGACCCCGGTTCCGCACGCGATGCCCTGAAGGACTTCGACGAACTCATCGCCAAGTTCCCCAACAGCAAGTATGCCGATGACAGCCGACTACGGGTCACCGCCCTGCGCAATAATCTGGCCATGTATGAAATCCATGTGGCGGACTTTTACATGCGCCGGGGCGCCTATGTTGCGGCGGCGCGTCGCTGCTCGGAAGTGCTACAGAAATACGGCGGCACCCAGGCCATGCCGCAGGCGCTGCAAATCATGGAGCAGGCCTACCGCAAGCTCGATCTGAATGACATGGCCGATGACGCGGCAAGGGTTTACGCCCTCAACTACGGTCCCAGTTCGCAGGGCCGTGCGGCGGTCAAGGCCCACGATCTGACACCGGCGGAAAAGGTCTGGGACTTCATCGGCCTAGACCGCTAA